Within the Salvia hispanica cultivar TCC Black 2014 chromosome 4, UniMelb_Shisp_WGS_1.0, whole genome shotgun sequence genome, the region ACATATTATATGTACAAGACAAGAATGAATGTTATAAGGAAACAGAGAATGTGAActaaaagaaatcaatcatttggattaattcaatttttgaaatgttAAGCTTTGCTGAAGTAATGGAggcatatataatatactaacatcctttttttcatctttaaaAGAATTTTCTAGCGCATCTACATTCTATACAACACCTTTTGCAGTGTGGCAAACTAAGCTGGTTCATATCTTCAGCGAACGCTCGAAATATGCAGTAGGATTCAGACAATCGGCCACCAGCCCTCccgaaataatattccatttccATGTCTAGAGTTTCTGAAGCTTGCATCAAAGAGTAGTCAGTCACTGACAGAGGTAACCATAGTCGTACAGCCATAAGAAATCGTGAGATCCATCATCTTAAATACAGGTTGAGCTGTGGAACGCATTAGATAAGGAAAACTTGTTGGagaagaaaatcaagaatctCCATAAGGAATCCTCCTTGAGAAACTGTTTCATAGTAAGACATGATGTCCCATCCATCCTAATCTATCCAAATAGTAATTCAGTAAATCAGTGAAGATTATTGCATTGCCGATTCTGAATGTAGCACCTTGGTATAACGGAAATCTTATCAGTACCTGAGGAAGGGATTTCGCTTCACTCACCTCAAAGTTATTTGACCGAAATGCAAAGATCCTTCAACAAGTAGCCATGTTTTCATAAATATGATTTTGACGTTGAAGCCCATCTTCCTGCAGTGCCCCCAAGTTGGGGCTCCTCTCCAGGGAACTTGCCGCTTTTATCATCTTCCACAGTCCAAGCAATCACAAGGCCAAGGATGGGTTGGTTATTGAATGGTACTTTCAAGATCATACCCATATTCACATCCTGTTTTCCAATAACAGCAGCAGTTTTCTGCTTCTTTTGTATGCCATGTTGCTAGGCATCTCGAGATTTGTCAATAGGTTAATAATCACAGTCATCCAACAAATCTGCTCCCGCCCTTCAGCTCTATTCCTTGGAATTTTAAATACAATTCATCTTCTTTCGATGGTGTGCCAGATCTGGACTATACTTGTGAATCATATGATCTGTATCTTGGCCCAGATCTCAAGCCCCTTCCACCAGAGAGCTTGGAGGAAAAAGCGCCATAGGTAGGATTCTCAGGGATAAACTCTTTAGGCAGAGAATCCATGTCTAAGTAACAGCTTCGTGCTTTGGAATCATCAATTAGTGCAGCCCAATCATCAGACTGCACCAGCGCATTTGCATTTCCCATTACCTGTAAGCATGGGAACaatgttaaaactcttataagaatgaagaagaatagaaaagatgaaacaaagaaagagagaaattttACCCAGAGAGCTCTTTTCGCTCGAGTAAGTGCAACATTCATCCTACGAATGTCCGCAACGAACCCAACTCCATGACTTGATGCGCGCACACAAGACATGATTATGACATCACGTTCTTGGCCTTGGAACGCATCCACTGTATTAATATAGATGTCTTTCCCATCATCTGAATTCAAAACATCCTTGAACTCCCTTTGAAGGCATTTCAACTGCAACTTATAAGGAGTAATTATACCAACAGAAACTTTCCCAATTCCCAATGATTTTATAGCCTTCTGAAGGTGCTCATATAAGCGAACACAAAACTGTGCTTCTTGTGTATTCTGATAAGACACGGAACTCCCACGATGAGATTCGCGCCCATAACTGATATCAAAAAAGACATAAGGCCTCAGTAGTGGATCtttgtaatatttttcatcCGGCAAATTAATAACACTCTCACTATCTGTAAGACGTCCTTGGTAAAAGTGTCTTGAAGGAAAATCCCTAATGTGAGGATGCATTCTATATTGCACAGATAAAAGCATTGTTGGGCAGCCTGCTTGCTGAAACCTCTCAAACAGGCTTCTACTGTACAACAAGGTTCCTGCAGCCTTACTGATAACAGTGGCAGGAAGCTGCTGCGGATCCCCCACAAGAACACACCGAGCTGCACCAAGAGAAAGTGGAGGTAGGATTGCCACTTCACTAGCCTGTGCTGCTTCATCAATAACAACCATGTCGAAGCCATGAGTTAGACGAGAGAACAACTTGCGCCCACTACTCGAGACAGTAGTGAAAACAATTTCAGCTTCATTGGCAAAACTTGCCTCCAGATTTGCTCGAGCTTCCTCTAAATTAAAGTTGCTACCAGCTCGAAACCTACCTTCCACAATGAGAAGTCGGGACATCTCAACCAGagttttatctctattttctaCAGCTGCCGCAAGGTTTTGAAGTAATGCATCTCGGTTTTGGTCTCTTGCCAGAAGAACATCAGGATCAACACCAACAGATCCCTGTGCACGTCCAGTGACTGCAGCAACATTAAGTTCTCTTTGAAGGTAAGCAATTTGCTGAGCTAACTGGTTTTCACGAATCCTCAAACTGTGCATCCATCCATGGACCTCGTCACGACTTTTCGATAAAAGTTGTTCGGTCCTTCGTTCCACAGAAACTGCCTGAGCAGCTTTAGTCTGAGAATCCACACCAACTCGAGCAACATCAGGGCGATAAACCTTCATTTCGCCATCAATAAATCCACGGTCAAGCACACGTGAAAGCAACTCATCAGTTGCTGCATTTGAGGGAGCACACACGAGCATTCTTGGCTTTGGGCAAAGTTTTGGAAGAGTCCGAAACAGATTCTGATCCATGCTCTGCAGAACTTCATCAATGGAACCAGAGGCCACACTGTCTGAGCTGCTCTCATTAACCTGCTTATAGCTTTCAGGCGCCAGTTTCTTTAGCAATGCCATGTAGTAGTGCTGGTACTGGACAAGGTGGATCACATTAAGCATTCCCCAGACAGTATGTGTTTTACCTGTGCCAGGAGGACCCTGGACCAAAGTAAAGGGCCATGGCTCTGATTTCTTCATCACGCCATTTGATGTACCAGCAGCTGTATGCGTTGCAGCCCATTGAATCGCAGCTAACTGGGGTCCATTAAAGGTTCTGCGAAGGTGTTCAACAAAGTTTGGAGTGAAGCAATCAGGCATAGCTGGTGGCTGTTCTTCATATTTTGGGAACTGGTCTGGACTAGGCTGAAGAATAGCATTTTGCATCTGCAAGAGGTATCAGCAATAATCAAGCTAAACAGTTTAAATCATGCATGTCATTCTCTGCACAAACTAGTTTCGAACAAGACCTGCATATTAAGACGACGGAATGCATGCAGAGCAACATATTCCCGTTGTGTGGTTGCGAGAGTTCCAAGCAGAGTCAGGTACCATACACCCCCAGGATGGAGCTTCCGCAGAATATGGTCATCGTCAATCTtgctaaaatataaaaaacaaaatatttcgTAAGTACTAAGTTCATGAGGCAGAAATTATAAAGCCTAGATGCACTAATTGCTCTAACCTAGCCAAACCAAAACGAAAGACAAAAGGAACAAGTTGACAGGGATGTCCCACCTGTTAGAATCATACAAATCTCCAACATAGAAGTGAAGAATTGCCCCAGTATACTCTCTGGTATCGATAGGTATATATCTCCTGACTGTCCCAGCCACACGGCCGCTAACTTCTGGCTTCTCCTCGTCTTCCAGGGCCAAGGAACTACTATTCCTCCTAATATGCACTGGATCACCCACAGATAGCGTGTTAGAGATATAGCTCAGTTTATAAATGACATCAAACTAATGTTTATCTGAAACGAAGGGGAGAATAAAACAAGAGAAAGTAACATCATATATCCACCTGCTCCAGGCTTGGGGGATGAAAGAACTGCAACTTCTCCCTCCTTGAATGACCATTTGTATTCATGCGGTGGGGTCAAAATCACATCAAACCATCCTGCAAAtccaaaaacagaaaatgaacACACTTCAGCAGCCGGAGGGAACAAAATTTCATAGAGCTAGTATTAAAGATCTGCCAAGAGGAGTTCAGTGATTtaaaacaagtaaaaaatatgaaaattagttgCTCTTTGCTTCATAGTAAAGATTAAGAGAAACCAAAAACattactttaaaagtaggggGGGAGGGGAGAGAGAAAAGCAGGATGGCTAAAATTtaggaagaagaaagaaacaatGACTAAGTTACTAAAGTGGCTTACATCTTGTAATGCATGCAAAACCAAATCCAAAGTGCATCAGTAAAGTTGTATTAGAACTATTAAAAGGATCTACTGGTTGCCAAGAATTAACTTCAATCATTATAACACATGAAGATAAGTAACTGAGAATCATCATTTTCAGGATTCCTCATACGTCGTTTTCAGGAAGCAACATAACAGACAACAACAATatcaaataagattatttCAACAGCTACAGAGAACAATCTTGCTGGTTTATACTGGGCATGTAGAACTTCTGCATGCAACTTAATTATTGAAGAACAAGATGTTATACTAAGATTAAGTATGAGATAAGTCGAAGTATTAGAACAGTACCCCTTTCCCGCCGTTCAATGCTTTTTATGCACACCCTAACATGATTTGAAACTGTTTCTAATGACTCCTCCCAAGTACTATAAAGTTGCGCTCGACATTCTTCAAAAAGCAGGGGCTCAAATACACTGATATAGTCTTCAACTGAATCAAAGCTACCAGGAACACGCTTCAGCTCCTCTTCCTCTGTTTCAAAGAAACATGTAGGTATAAGTGAACTAAAAATGACATGTCGTAGATAATGTTACATTCAGTAATAAGAAAACAATAATTCTGGGCGGCAGATGCCATGAGATCCAGAATCACAAAAGTGCTGGCTAAAGCGAAGGACTTATTTGGTTTCAGTTTCAGTTTTGGTTCCAATTTCTAATTTGCAGAGTTTTGGGCACTCTAACTATGGAGTatggaaaacaaaaaagaaatctTTTAACACTGCACCATGGTCACAAAGCAAATAAGGACACAGTTTATAGGACCTATGTCACATTTTACAGTAAAGTATCCAAAAGATTACACTTCTAATTCAATAGAATATGTCAAAATATGGAAGGAAGTAAAAGCTGAAGAAATCAACAAATGCCAGTCAAGAGGC harbors:
- the LOC125223957 gene encoding helicase sen1-like, whose protein sequence is MGSKGRLLFDLNEPPAENEDDNNSVVCFQPQRAIPSITAPTDLFVASAGLQGIVNNNAFSHASSVSGFQPFVRSKVVKGPDVLDEKKSFMDVPSSIASSSKSSNGQDTKDSPIIRSGLLDVQDVEKEEGEWSDAEGSGDAYKGSVLHEDSTGASNKQVLDKNAVEMIENNVHVAGADNLSPNHGNVKNENGGPLEKNPETNDKKGHASMEGSEESAPVPKQREVKGIEANHALKYGNSIGKRPKLDQQKEAMLGKKRSRQTMFLNLEDIKQAGVLKSSTPRRQIPAPTITRTMKETRPTSGSAERGDKQSQLVVRDAKQSELLSNEGKSFVESNECKSESNGDHSSGSNGVPRKFNSATDVSSEGQTPVLRKLPPDTRQHKNSQFTGRKPAISSQTSVDPKLAAKKLPNKKQTTTSNQYQDSSVERLLREVTNESFWHHPEEEELKRVPGSFDSVEDYISVFEPLLFEECRAQLYSTWEESLETVSNHVRVCIKSIERRERGWFDVILTPPHEYKWSFKEGEVAVLSSPKPGAVHIRRNSSSLALEDEEKPEVSGRVAGTVRRYIPIDTREYTGAILHFYVGDLYDSNSKIDDDHILRKLHPGGVWYLTLLGTLATTQREYVALHAFRRLNMQMQNAILQPSPDQFPKYEEQPPAMPDCFTPNFVEHLRRTFNGPQLAAIQWAATHTAAGTSNGVMKKSEPWPFTLVQGPPGTGKTHTVWGMLNVIHLVQYQHYYMALLKKLAPESYKQVNESSSDSVASGSIDEVLQSMDQNLFRTLPKLCPKPRMLVCAPSNAATDELLSRVLDRGFIDGEMKVYRPDVARVGVDSQTKAAQAVSVERRTEQLLSKSRDEVHGWMHSLRIRENQLAQQIAYLQRELNVAAVTGRAQGSVGVDPDVLLARDQNRDALLQNLAAAVENRDKTLVEMSRLLIVEGRFRAGSNFNLEEARANLEASFANEAEIVFTTVSSSGRKLFSRLTHGFDMVVIDEAAQASEVAILPPLSLGAARCVLVGDPQQLPATVISKAAGTLLYSRSLFERFQQAGCPTMLLSVQYRMHPHIRDFPSRHFYQGRLTDSESVINLPDEKYYKDPLLRPYVFFDISYGRESHRGSSVSYQNTQEAQFCVRLYEHLQKAIKSLGIGKVSVGIITPYKLQLKCLQREFKDVLNSDDGKDIYINTVDAFQGQERDVIIMSCVRASSHGVGFVADIRRMNVALTRAKRALWVMGNANALVQSDDWAALIDDSKARSCYLDMDSLPKEFIPENPTYGAFSSKLSGGRGLRSGPRYRSYDSQV